GTGCGCACCAGCTGCAGCAGGTGACCGAGGTGCTTGGTGTCACCCATCTCGAAGGTGAACCGGCTCACCGCCACGCGATCGCGCGTCGTGGTGACCGATGCCGACAGGATGTTGACGTGGGCGTCGGAGAGCACCCGCGTCACGTCGGACAGCAGCCGGGTGCGGTCGAGCGCCTCGACCTGGATCGCGACCAGGAAGACCGAGCCTGACGTCGGCGCCCACTCGACGTCGACGATCCGCTCCGGCTCCGCCGACAGCTGGTCGATGTTGACGCAGTCGGACCGGTGCACCGACACACCCTTGCCCCGGGTGACGAAGCCCATGATGTGGTCGCCCGGCACCGGCGTGCAGCATCGCGCGAGCTTGACCCAGACGTCTGAGACGTCCTTGACGACGACGCCCGGATCTCCGACCGACCGCGACCGGGGCCTGGTGCGGCTGGGTACGGCGGTCTCGGCGAGGTCCTCGGCGGCGCCGTCGCGCCCGCCCATCGACTGCATGAGCCGCTCGACCACCGACTGCGCCGACAGGTGGCCCTCGCCGACCGCGGCGTACAGGGCCGAGACGTCGGGGTAGCGCAGGTCGCGCGCGAGTGTTGGCAGCGCGTCGCCACCGAGCAGCCGCTGCAGCGGCAGGCCCTGCTTGCGCATCGCCCGGCTGATGGCGTCCTTGCCCTCGTCGATCGCGTCTTCTCGCCGCTCCTTGGCGAACCACTGCTTGATCTTGTTGCGGGCTCGCGGGCTCCTGACGAAGCCGAGCCAGTCGCGGCTCGGTCCGGCGGTCTGCGCCTTGGAGGTGAAGACCTCGACGACGTCGCCGTTCTCCAGGGTCGACTCGAGCGGCACGAGCCGACCGTTGACCCGGGCGCCGATGCAGCGGTGCCCGACCTCGGTGTGCACGGAGTAGGCGAAGTCGACCGGCGTCGCGCCCTGCGGCAGCGAGATGACGTCGCCCTTGGGCGTGAAGACGAAGACCTCGTTGGCGTGCAGGTCGAAGCGCAACGAGTCGAGGAACTCGCCGGGGTCGCTGGTCTCGCGCTGCCAGTCGAGCAGCTGGCGCAGCCAGGCCATCTCCTGGGAGTCGCCGCCACCCTTGGCCGGTGTGGCGATGGCCCCGCCGTCCTCCTTGTACTTCCAGTGCGCGGCGATGCCGTACTCCGCGCGGCGGTGCATCGACCAGGACCGGATCTGGATCTCGACCGGCTTGCCCTCGGGCCCGATGACGGTCGTGTGCAGCGACTGGTACATGTTGAACTTGGGCATCGCGATGTAGTCCTTGAACCGCCCGGGGACGGGTGACCACAGCGCGTGGATCGTGCCGAGGGTGGCGTAGCAGTCGCGCACCGACTCGACCAGCACGCGGATGCCCACGAGGTCGTAGATGTCGGTGAAGTCGCGGCCGCGGACGATCATCTTCTGGTAGATCGAGTAGTAGTGCTTGGGCCGGCCGGTGACGGTGGCCTTGATCTTCGCGCCGCGCAGTTCGGTCTGGATCATGTCGACGACCGACGCGAGGTAGGTGTCGCGCGACGGCGCCCGCTCGGCCACCAGGCGCACGATCTCCTCGTAGCGCTTGGGATAGAGCGTTGCGAACGACAGGTCCTCGAGCTCCCACTTGATGGTGTTCATGCCGAGGCGGTGCGCGAGCGGGGCGTAGATCTCGAGCGTCTCGCGCGCGATCCGGTCCTGCTTCTCCTTGGGCAGCCAGCGCAGGGTGCGCACGT
The genomic region above belongs to Mycobacteriales bacterium and contains:
- a CDS encoding bifunctional (p)ppGpp synthetase/guanosine-3',5'-bis(diphosphate) 3'-pyrophosphohydrolase — encoded protein: MVPVSDTGLPEAARRMRSRLARLGGPKSGGTPPVLEPLFKTVRTHHPKADLRIVQRAFELAERCHNGQFRKSGDPYITHPLAVATIVSELGMAVPTILAAIMHDTVEDTTLTLDDVRREFGEEVAAIVDGVTKLDKVKYGEAAQAETIRKMVVAMARDPRVLVLKLADRLHNVRTLRWLPKEKQDRIARETLEIYAPLAHRLGMNTIKWELEDLSFATLYPKRYEEIVRLVAERAPSRDTYLASVVDMIQTELRGAKIKATVTGRPKHYYSIYQKMIVRGRDFTDIYDLVGIRVLVESVRDCYATLGTIHALWSPVPGRFKDYIAMPKFNMYQSLHTTVIGPEGKPVEIQIRSWSMHRRAEYGIAAHWKYKEDGGAIATPAKGGGDSQEMAWLRQLLDWQRETSDPGEFLDSLRFDLHANEVFVFTPKGDVISLPQGATPVDFAYSVHTEVGHRCIGARVNGRLVPLESTLENGDVVEVFTSKAQTAGPSRDWLGFVRSPRARNKIKQWFAKERREDAIDEGKDAISRAMRKQGLPLQRLLGGDALPTLARDLRYPDVSALYAAVGEGHLSAQSVVERLMQSMGGRDGAAEDLAETAVPSRTRPRSRSVGDPGVVVKDVSDVWVKLARCCTPVPGDHIMGFVTRGKGVSVHRSDCVNIDQLSAEPERIVDVEWAPTSGSVFLVAIQVEALDRTRLLSDVTRVLSDAHVNILSASVTTTRDRVAVSRFTFEMGDTKHLGHLLQLVRTVEGVYDAYRVTGA